A portion of the Rhinolophus sinicus isolate RSC01 linkage group LG16, ASM3656204v1, whole genome shotgun sequence genome contains these proteins:
- the LOC109459620 gene encoding LOW QUALITY PROTEIN: signal recognition particle 9 kDa protein (The sequence of the model RefSeq protein was modified relative to this genomic sequence to represent the inferred CDS: inserted 2 bases in 1 codon; substituted 1 base at 1 genomic stop codon) has product MPQYQTWXESSRXAEKLYLADPMKAGVVLKYRHADGSLCMKVTDDLVWLVYRTDQAQDVKKIEKFHSQLMRLMVAKESRSVAMETDCRV; this is encoded by the exons ATGCCGCAGTACCAGACTTGGTAGGAGTCCAGTCG GGCCGAGAAACTCTACCTCGCTGACCCTATGAAGGCAGGTGTGGTTCTCAAATATAGACATGCTGATGGGAGTTTGTGTATGAAAGTAACAGATGATTTAGTTTGGTTGGTGTATAGAACAGACCAAGCTCAAGATGTAAAGAAGATTGAGAAATTCCACAGTCAACTAATGAGACTTATGGTAGCCAAGGAATCCCGCAGTGTTGCCATGGAAACAGACTGCAGGGTTTGA